One window of the Streptomyces asoensis genome contains the following:
- a CDS encoding threo-3-hydroxy-L-aspartate ammonia-lyase, with translation MTTTPPPITLDDVRDAAARLKGVAHRTPVLRSRTLDALVGAEVLLKCENFQRVGAFKFRGAYNAASRLAPEQLARGIAAYSSGNHAQAVALAARELGTTAVIVMPEDAPRSKRAATEGYGAEIVTYDRYTGDRVAIAEALATDRGLALIPPYEHPHVMAGQGTAALELLEEAGELDALLVPVGGGGLIAGSATAVKGLRPGTRIVGVEPEAGDDTKRSLEAGRRVEIPVPRTIADGQALHTPGELTFSVNRRLVDEIALVSDDEIRAAMRFAFERLKIVVEPSGATPLAALLAGRAGALPRRVGVIVSGGNIDTARFAELCGGA, from the coding sequence GTGACGACCACACCCCCGCCGATCACCCTGGACGACGTGCGCGACGCGGCCGCCCGGCTCAAGGGCGTGGCGCACCGCACGCCCGTGCTCCGCTCCCGCACCCTGGACGCGCTGGTCGGCGCCGAGGTCCTGCTGAAGTGCGAGAACTTCCAGCGCGTCGGCGCGTTCAAGTTCCGCGGCGCCTACAACGCGGCCTCCCGGCTGGCCCCCGAGCAGCTCGCCCGGGGCATCGCCGCGTACTCCTCCGGCAACCACGCCCAGGCCGTCGCCCTGGCCGCGCGGGAACTCGGCACCACCGCGGTGATCGTCATGCCCGAGGACGCGCCCCGCTCCAAGCGGGCGGCGACGGAGGGTTACGGCGCCGAGATCGTGACCTACGACCGCTACACCGGCGACCGGGTGGCCATCGCCGAGGCGCTGGCCACCGACCGGGGCCTGGCGCTGATCCCGCCCTATGAGCACCCGCACGTCATGGCGGGCCAGGGCACGGCCGCTCTCGAACTCCTCGAGGAGGCGGGCGAGCTGGACGCCCTGCTGGTGCCGGTCGGGGGCGGCGGACTGATCGCCGGCAGCGCGACCGCGGTCAAGGGGCTGCGGCCGGGCACCCGGATCGTCGGTGTGGAACCGGAGGCCGGGGACGACACGAAACGGTCGCTGGAGGCGGGCCGGCGGGTCGAGATCCCGGTGCCGCGCACCATCGCCGACGGCCAGGCCCTGCACACACCCGGGGAGCTGACCTTCTCGGTGAACCGGCGGCTCGTGGACGAGATCGCCCTGGTCTCCGACGACGAGATCCGCGCGGCCATGCGGTTCGCCTTCGAACGCCTGAAGATCGTCGTGGAGCCGAGCGGCGCCACTCCGCTCGCCGCCCTCCTGGCCGGCCGGGCCGGCGCCCTGCCCCGGCGCGTCGGCGTGATCGTCTCCGGCGGCAACATCGACACCGCCCGCTTCGCCGAGCTGTGCGGCGGCGCCTGA